A single region of the Zootoca vivipara chromosome 2, rZooViv1.1, whole genome shotgun sequence genome encodes:
- the LOC118081223 gene encoding zinc finger protein 208-like isoform X2: protein MECGKRKKNQFESMECGKSFSDSGTLRRHKQTHTGEKPFNCMECGKSFTDSGTLRKHHRTHTGEKPFKCMECGKCFSRSDNLNLHHQTHTGQKPFKCMECGKCFTVSGKLRIHQWTHTGEKPFKCIECGKCFSRSDTLNLHHQTHTGEKPFKCMECGKSFSWTGDLRKHQRTHTGEKPFKCMECGKSFSQSGGLRKHQRTHTREKPFKCMECGKSFSQSGGLRKHQRTHTREKPFKCMECGKSFSESGGLNSHHQNHTGEKPFKCMECGKSFSQSGGLRSHQRTHTGEKPFKCMECGKSFSVSGNLRRHQRTHIGEKPYKCMECGKSFSQSGHLRVHQRTHMGDKPFKCMECGKSFSESGNLRVHQRTHMGDKPFKCMECGKSFSQSGHLRVHQRTHMEDKPFKCMECGKSFSESGNLRVHQRTHMGDKPFKCMECGKSFSQSGHLRVHQRTHMGDKPFKCMECGKSFSQSGNLRVHKRTHTGEKPFKCMKCGKSFTSSRNLRIHQQTHMGKKPFKCMECGKSFKCSGHLRSHQRTHTGEKPFKCMECGKSFSQSGTLRIHQGSHTGEKPFQCMECGRSFTCSATLRIHKRTHTGEKPYKCMECGKSFTDRGTLRMHHRIHTGEKPNKCMECGKSFSQSGHLRIHQRTHTGEKPFQCMECGKSFSENGHLRIHQRTHTGEKPFQCMECGKSFSGSGHLRIHQRTHTGEKPFKCMECGKSFSESGHLRIHQRTHTGEKPFKCMECGNSFIDSGTLRKHQWTHMGEKPFQCMECGKSFSQNGSLRIHQRTHTGEKPFKCVECGKSFSRKGHLRSHQRTHTGEKPFKCMECGNSFRESGHLRIHQRTHTGEKPFKCMECGKSFIDSGTLQKHQRTHTGDKPFQCIECGRSFTCNVTLRIHKRTHTGEKPFKCMECGKSFSQSGHLRNHHRTHTGEKPFQCMECRRSFTCSATLRIHKRTHTGEKPFKCMECGKSFTTSGNLRNHQRTHTGEKAFKCMECGKSFTTSGNLRKHNRTHRGEKPFKCMECGKIFSRSGHLRNHHLTHTGEKPFQCMECGRSFTCSATLRIHQRTHTGEKPFKCMECGKSFTCSATLRIHQRTHTGEKPFECMECGKSFSQSGDLRKHQRTHTGEKPFKCMECGKSFTISGNLRKHHRTHTGEKPFKCMECGKSFSRSGDFRKHQQTHTGEKPYKC, encoded by the exons atggagtgtggcaagagaaagaagaatcaatttgaaagtatggagtgtgggaagagcttcagtgacagtggaacactaagaagaCATAAACAGacgcacacaggagagaaaccatttaattgcatggagtgtggaaaaagcttcactgacagtggaacacttagaaaacatcatcggactcacacgggggagaaaccatttaaatgcatggagtgtggaaagtgcttcagtaggagtgacaacctgaatttgcatcatcagactcacacaggacagaaaccatttaaatgcatggagtgtggaaagtgcttcactgttagtggaaaacttagaattcatcaatggactcacacgggggagaaaccatttaaatgcatcgagtgtggaaagtgcttcagtaggAGTGACACCCTGAATTTGCATCatcagactcacacaggagagaaaccatttaaatgcatggagtgtggaaagagcttcagttggactggagaccttagaaaacatcaacggactcacacgggggagaaaccatttaaatgtatggagtgtggaaagagcttcagtcagagtggaggcCTTAggaaacatcaacggactcacacgagagagaaaccatttaaatgcatggagtgtggaaagagcttcagtcagagtggaggcCTTAggaaacatcaacggactcacacgagagagaaaccatttaaatgcatggagtgtggaaagagcttcagtgagagtggaggCCTGAATTCACACCATCAaaatcacacaggagagaaaccatttaaatgtatggagtgtggaaagagcttcagtcagagtggaggcCTTAGAAgtcatcagcgaactcacacaggagagaaaccatttaaatgtatggagtgtggaaagagcttcagtgtgagtggaaaccttagaagacatcaacggactcacataggggagaaaccatataaatgcatggagtgtggaaagagcttcagtcagagtggacaccttagagtTCATCAAAGGACTCACATgggggataaaccatttaaatgtatggagtgtggaaagagcttcagtgagagtggaaaccttagagtTCATCAAAGGACTCACATGGgagataaaccatttaaatgcatggagtgtggaaagagcttcagtcagagtggacaccttagagtTCATCAAAGGACTCACATGGaggataaaccatttaaatgcatggagtgtggaaagagcttcagtgagagtggaaaccttagagtTCATCAAAGGACTCACATgggggataaaccatttaaatgcatggagtgtggaaagagcttcagtcagagtggacaccttagagtTCATCAAAGGACTCACATgggggataaaccatttaaatgcatggagtgtggaaagagcttcagtcagagtggaaaccttagagtTCATAAaaggactcacacgggggagaaaccatttaaatgcatgaagtgtggaaagagcttcactagtagccgaaaccttagaattcatcaacagactcacatgggaaagaaaccatttaaatgcatggagtgtggaaagagcttca AATGT agtggacaccttagaagtcatcaacggactcacacaggggagaaaccatttaaatgtatggagtgtgggaagagcttcagtcagagtggaacactaagaattcatcaagggagtcacacgggggagaaaccatttcaatgcatggagtgtggaaggagcttcacttGTAGTGCAACACTAAGAATACataaacggactcacacgggggagaaaccatataaatgtatggagtgtggaaaaagcttcactgATCGTGGAACACTTAGAATGCACCatcgaattcacacaggggaaaaaccaaataaatgtatggagtgtggaaagagcttcagtcagagtggacatcttagaattcatcaacggactcacacgggggagaaaccatttcaatgcatggagtgtggaaagagcttcagtgagaatggacaccttagaattcatcaacggactcacacgggggagaaaccatttcaatgcatggagtgtggaaagagcttcagtgggagtggacaccttagaattcatcaacggactcacacgggggagaaaccatttaaatgcatggagtgtggaaagagcttcagtgagagtggacaccttagaattcatcaacggactcacacgggggagaaaccatttaaatgcatggagtgtggaaatagCTTTATTGACAGTGGAACACTTCGAaaacatcaatggactcacatgggggagaaaccatttcaatgcatggagtgtggaaagagcttcagtcagaatggatcccttagaattcatcaacggactcacacaggggagaaaccatttaaatgtgtggagtgtggaaagagcttcagtcggaaagGACACCTTAGaagtcatcaacggactcacacgggggagaaaccatttaaatgcatggagtgtgggaacAGCTTCAgggagagtggacaccttagaattcatcaacggactcacacgggggagaaaccatttaaatgcatggagtgtggaaagagctttattgacagtggaacacttcaaaaacatcaacggactcatacGGGGGATAAACCATTTCAGTGCatagagtgtggaaggagcttcacttgtaatgtaacactAAGAATACataaacggactcacacgggggagaaaccatttaaatgtatggaatgtgggaagagcttcagtcagagtggacaccttagaaaccatcatcggactcacacgggggagaaaccatttcaatgcatggagtgtcgAAGGAGCTTCACTTGTAGTGCAACACTAAGAATACataaacggactcacacgggggagaaaccatttaaatgtatggagtgtggaaagagcttcactacaagtggaaaccttagaaaccatcaacggactcacacaggagagaaagcatttaaatgcatggagtgtggaaagagcttcactacaagtggaaaccttagaaagcATAATCGAACGCacagaggggagaaaccatttaaatgtatggagtgtggaaagatcttcagtcggagtggacaccttagaaaccatcatctgactcacacgggggagaaaccatttcaatgcatggagtgtggaaggagcttcacttGTAGTGCAACactaagaattcatcaacggactcacacaggggagaaaccatttaaatgcatggagtgtggaaagagcttcacttgtaGTGCAACactaagaattcatcaacggactcacacaggggagaaaccatttgaatgtatggagtgtggaaagagcttcagtcagagtggagaccttagaaaacatcaacggactcacacaggagagaaaccatttaaatgcatggagtgtggaaagagcttcactataagtggaaaccttagaaagcatcatcgaactcacacaggggagaaaccatttaaatgtatggagtgtggaaagagcttcagtcggagtggagactttagaaaacatcaacaaactcatacaggggagaaaccatataagtgctAG
- the LOC118081223 gene encoding oocyte zinc finger protein XlCOF6-like isoform X1, with protein sequence MRITKKPFKNKDCEKREDKQFESMECGKSFSESGHLRSHQRTHTGEKPFKCMECGKSFSQSGTLRIHQGSHTGEKPFQCMECGRSFTCSATLRIHKRTHTGEKPYKCMECGKSFTDRGTLRMHHRIHTGEKPNKCMECGKSFSQSGHLRIHQRTHTGEKPFQCMECGKSFSENGHLRIHQRTHTGEKPFQCMECGKSFSGSGHLRIHQRTHTGEKPFKCMECGKSFSESGHLRIHQRTHTGEKPFKCMECGNSFIDSGTLRKHQWTHMGEKPFQCMECGKSFSQNGSLRIHQRTHTGEKPFKCVECGKSFSRKGHLRSHQRTHTGEKPFKCMECGNSFRESGHLRIHQRTHTGEKPFKCMECGKSFIDSGTLQKHQRTHTGDKPFQCIECGRSFTCNVTLRIHKRTHTGEKPFKCMECGKSFSQSGHLRNHHRTHTGEKPFQCMECRRSFTCSATLRIHKRTHTGEKPFKCMECGKSFTTSGNLRNHQRTHTGEKAFKCMECGKSFTTSGNLRKHNRTHRGEKPFKCMECGKIFSRSGHLRNHHLTHTGEKPFQCMECGRSFTCSATLRIHQRTHTGEKPFKCMECGKSFTCSATLRIHQRTHTGEKPFECMECGKSFSQSGDLRKHQRTHTGEKPFKCMECGKSFTISGNLRKHHRTHTGEKPFKCMECGKSFSRSGDFRKHQQTHTGEKPYKC encoded by the coding sequence ATGAGAAtaacgaagaaaccatttaaaaacaaggattgtgaaaagagagaggataaacaatttgaaagtatggagtgtgggaagagcttcagtgagagtggacaccttagaagtcatcaacggactcacacaggggagaaaccatttaaatgtatggagtgtgggaagagcttcagtcagagtggaacactaagaattcatcaagggagtcacacgggggagaaaccatttcaatgcatggagtgtggaaggagcttcacttGTAGTGCAACACTAAGAATACataaacggactcacacgggggagaaaccatataaatgtatggagtgtggaaaaagcttcactgATCGTGGAACACTTAGAATGCACCatcgaattcacacaggggaaaaaccaaataaatgtatggagtgtggaaagagcttcagtcagagtggacatcttagaattcatcaacggactcacacgggggagaaaccatttcaatgcatggagtgtggaaagagcttcagtgagaatggacaccttagaattcatcaacggactcacacgggggagaaaccatttcaatgcatggagtgtggaaagagcttcagtgggagtggacaccttagaattcatcaacggactcacacgggggagaaaccatttaaatgcatggagtgtggaaagagcttcagtgagagtggacaccttagaattcatcaacggactcacacgggggagaaaccatttaaatgcatggagtgtggaaatagCTTTATTGACAGTGGAACACTTCGAaaacatcaatggactcacatgggggagaaaccatttcaatgcatggagtgtggaaagagcttcagtcagaatggatcccttagaattcatcaacggactcacacaggggagaaaccatttaaatgtgtggagtgtggaaagagcttcagtcggaaagGACACCTTAGaagtcatcaacggactcacacgggggagaaaccatttaaatgcatggagtgtgggaacAGCTTCAgggagagtggacaccttagaattcatcaacggactcacacgggggagaaaccatttaaatgcatggagtgtggaaagagctttattgacagtggaacacttcaaaaacatcaacggactcatacGGGGGATAAACCATTTCAGTGCatagagtgtggaaggagcttcacttgtaatgtaacactAAGAATACataaacggactcacacgggggagaaaccatttaaatgtatggaatgtgggaagagcttcagtcagagtggacaccttagaaaccatcatcggactcacacgggggagaaaccatttcaatgcatggagtgtcgAAGGAGCTTCACTTGTAGTGCAACACTAAGAATACataaacggactcacacgggggagaaaccatttaaatgtatggagtgtggaaagagcttcactacaagtggaaaccttagaaaccatcaacggactcacacaggagagaaagcatttaaatgcatggagtgtggaaagagcttcactacaagtggaaaccttagaaagcATAATCGAACGCacagaggggagaaaccatttaaatgtatggagtgtggaaagatcttcagtcggagtggacaccttagaaaccatcatctgactcacacgggggagaaaccatttcaatgcatggagtgtggaaggagcttcacttGTAGTGCAACactaagaattcatcaacggactcacacaggggagaaaccatttaaatgcatggagtgtggaaagagcttcacttgtaGTGCAACactaagaattcatcaacggactcacacaggggagaaaccatttgaatgtatggagtgtggaaagagcttcagtcagagtggagaccttagaaaacatcaacggactcacacaggagagaaaccatttaaatgcatggagtgtggaaagagcttcactataagtggaaaccttagaaagcatcatcgaactcacacaggggagaaaccatttaaatgtatggagtgtggaaagagcttcagtcggagtggagactttagaaaacatcaacaaactcatacaggggagaaaccatataagtgctAG